TTATTATAATTAATCAACTATAAAACAATTTAACTCTCATCATATTTATCAATTCATTGTTTAGTAATATCCTTTGCTGAACTCTTTGTTCATTCATTACGAGCATTAAAATACGCAAGAATCAAATGAATGGTATCAGACGTTAAAACTAAAGTTCATTACAAGTTTGAAATTGTAACGATATAAACCGAATCAGTAAGCAAAGGCAATTGTAATAAATACCTTAAGGTATTGGAGAAATCATTTAATTGCTTTAATACTAAATGTATCTGGCAGAAAAAATTAACATATTGCGAATGAATGTAAATCTTAATTGTGGGTTATGGATTAGATGGAAAATATATTAGCTAAATCCGTTTGGTAGTAAATAATAATCTATATGCTATCAGAATTCATGCCTTTCAATCTGATAAGCTATCTTTCACAAAGTTAATAATTGTGCGATAAATGAAAATCGCACAGTTTGCTCTAAATTCATTATATGATCTTATTAATATTTTTTAACTAATCTATAAATAAAATATTAAAATATTCCGTTATTATTGATAGATTTTACTTTTTCTACGTGTGACTCAATTACATCCCAATGTTCTACAATTTGATGGTTTTCAAGACGAAAAATATCACAGACTTTATTTACTGTACCATCGGCAAACGTACATTTATGAAATAAGAATACCATATTATCTTCACTACATATGTTTAGTAATTCGAATTTTGGTTTGAAATTTTGGAATTTTTTGAAAAAGTTAATAAATCCCTCATGACCTGTTTCAACACGAGGATTGTGTTGAATATAATCTTCTACTATATATTCAGGAATTTTTTCGATCTTTCCATTAACAAAAAACATCTTGATAAATTGTTGAACTAATTTTTTATTATTCATAAAAATGTACCTATTTGCTGATAAAAATCCCTATTTTGAGTAAAAAATATTTAAATATAAAGAGTATTGCCATTGAGATAAATAGCGATTTTGATCTTAAATGAAATAAACTATTTAACATATTTTTCTTAAATGCTAAATTTACTATTTAATAGATATGACTTTTAAGATTTGAAGCTAGAGTTTTAAAATAACATATTTCTGTTGGTTTAAAATAAACCGAATAATTGGCATCAACCAGTTTCTTATTTATGAATTAAAGGATTATCAGTTTTATGTCATTGAATCTTAGAAAGACGGTCTTTACCATACTAAAACAACATCCACAAAAACAATTTACAGCTAGAGAATTGGCAATTTTAGTTTTTAATAATAACAGAGAGGCATGCGAAAAGAAAAAATTAGCCAGCGTACGTTTAATGAATGATGATGATGTAATATCTCAAATCGCAGCAGAGATTGGTGCTACGCGACCAATAATGCAAAAAAAACATCCAGAAATTAAAACAACGGAAGGGCGCCCTAAAAAGTATTTCTTTTCGAAAAAATCTGATGAGGATGAAGTTGATGATGCTGAGCACCAAATTAAAGATAATAAATCTCTTAAACTAAAATCTGAAAAAATCCAATATAGTGAAAATGATCTCTATCCAATATTAAGTCAATATCTTCATGATGAACTTAATATTTATTCCAAACGAATTGATGAAAAAACATCTTCGAATAAATTAGGTAAGAATGGTAATAAATGGTTGCATCCAGATATTGTTGGATTAGAGGATTTAAGCTCTGACTGGAGTGATTTAGTAAAAGAGTGTGTAAAACTTTATGCTGATCAACGTAGTAAACTATGGTCATTTGAAGTCAAAATATTGCTTAATATGTCAAATGTTAGAGAATCTTTTTTCCAAGCTGTATCTAATTCTTCATGGGCAAATTTTGGTTATCTTGTTACTTCACAAATTACAGGTAGTGATACGTTAAAGGAGCTTC
Above is a genomic segment from Frischella perrara containing:
- a CDS encoding COG2958 family protein → MSLNLRKTVFTILKQHPQKQFTARELAILVFNNNREACEKKKLASVRLMNDDDVISQIAAEIGATRPIMQKKHPEIKTTEGRPKKYFFSKKSDEDEVDDAEHQIKDNKSLKLKSEKIQYSENDLYPILSQYLHDELNIYSKRIDEKTSSNKLGKNGNKWLHPDIVGLEDLSSDWSDLVKECVKLYADQRSKLWSFEVKILLNMSNVRESFFQAVSNSSWANFGYLVTSQITGSDTLKELRVLSSAHGIGIIKLDLDNPFESQILIPAKERNIIDWDSCNRLSQENKDFSQYIKLVKQFYQTGEIKVFDWDSKNG
- a CDS encoding nuclear transport factor 2 family protein, yielding MNNKKLVQQFIKMFFVNGKIEKIPEYIVEDYIQHNPRVETGHEGFINFFKKFQNFKPKFELLNICSEDNMVFLFHKCTFADGTVNKVCDIFRLENHQIVEHWDVIESHVEKVKSINNNGIF